In Chloroflexota bacterium, one DNA window encodes the following:
- a CDS encoding O-antigen ligase family protein, which translates to MNFRQPLPLAFALSVALFLLSAFLGALISYNTVLAWNRFAALALGVAVCVFFVAMPEKIRAFGKSEFPVMRVTLVLLPVALISYFALASDWNARLGKVVWLDPVLHWFAAWQPRVPGLALDANSFGGALALLIPLQVAALWYERTAERAISASLLFVSLLGLIVSAARGAWIAFGLVAWIAAMGFVLARVMPGLRSGRTRVAIWVALVAYLALTVGIALTLTPLGAMLMSEGGGHWLIAGNSLDLASDYPFSGIGLGAFTMAYSSYVLLVHVPHTIHAHNLFLDIWLEQGLLGLVAFLGLIIVGGLNAPGSRWRTAALASLGVLLLHGLLDDAFYGYGAGALSLLLIPLGVLARDAVTAQTRFPRWLAPVLAGACALIAMFVAFAPATRAMIEANLGALAQTRAELAVYEWPRYSFQDQLRRNGIVNLNPAIAHYQNALALDPTNATAQRRLGQIALSLGQYDAARRHFEIAYTRAPHHIATRLLLGELDALDSKPEHAVAWWRAIDMNAEPLQTRLWWYEFIGDQARLQKMILATQRIKY; encoded by the coding sequence TTGAATTTCCGCCAGCCGCTGCCACTCGCGTTTGCGTTGAGTGTGGCGTTGTTTTTGTTGAGCGCATTTCTCGGCGCGTTGATCTCGTACAACACCGTTCTGGCGTGGAATCGCTTCGCCGCCCTTGCGCTCGGCGTGGCGGTGTGCGTGTTCTTCGTTGCAATGCCGGAAAAAATTCGCGCGTTCGGAAAAAGTGAATTTCCGGTGATGCGCGTGACGCTCGTGTTGTTGCCAGTCGCGCTCATCAGCTACTTTGCGCTCGCGAGCGATTGGAACGCGCGGCTCGGCAAGGTGGTGTGGCTCGACCCGGTGTTGCATTGGTTCGCGGCGTGGCAACCGCGCGTGCCCGGTCTCGCGCTCGATGCGAACTCGTTCGGCGGCGCGCTCGCGCTGCTGATTCCATTGCAGGTCGCGGCGCTCTGGTACGAGCGAACTGCGGAGCGCGCCATCTCTGCATCGTTGCTGTTCGTTTCACTGCTCGGCTTGATCGTCAGCGCGGCGCGCGGCGCGTGGATCGCGTTCGGCTTGGTCGCGTGGATTGCCGCGATGGGATTCGTGCTCGCGCGGGTGATGCCGGGTTTGCGGAGTGGGCGCACACGCGTGGCGATCTGGGTCGCGCTCGTCGCCTATCTCGCGTTGACCGTCGGCATCGCGCTGACGCTGACGCCGCTCGGCGCGATGTTGATGAGCGAAGGCGGTGGGCACTGGCTGATCGCCGGCAACAGTCTCGATCTTGCGAGCGATTATCCGTTCAGCGGCATCGGGCTGGGCGCGTTCACGATGGCGTACTCCAGTTACGTTTTGCTCGTCCACGTGCCGCACACGATTCACGCGCATAATCTCTTTTTGGATATTTGGCTCGAACAAGGATTGTTGGGTCTGGTCGCGTTCCTGGGTTTGATTATCGTCGGCGGGTTGAATGCGCCGGGATCGCGTTGGCGGACGGCGGCGCTCGCGTCGTTGGGTGTGTTGCTTCTTCACGGTTTGCTCGACGACGCGTTTTATGGTTATGGCGCTGGCGCGTTATCGCTGTTGCTCATTCCACTCGGCGTTCTCGCGCGCGACGCCGTAACAGCGCAAACGCGATTCCCGCGCTGGCTCGCGCCGGTACTCGCCGGCGCGTGCGCGCTGATCGCGATGTTCGTCGCGTTCGCGCCCGCGACACGCGCGATGATCGAAGCGAACCTCGGCGCGTTGGCGCAAACGCGCGCGGAACTAGCGGTGTACGAGTGGCCCCGTTATTCGTTTCAAGATCAATTGCGGCGCAACGGAATCGTCAATTTGAATCCGGCAATCGCGCACTATCAAAATGCGCTCGCGCTCGACCCGACGAACGCCACCGCGCAACGGCGGCTGGGGCAAATCGCGCTATCGCTCGGACAGTACGATGCGGCGCGCCGCCATTTCGAAATCGCGTACACGCGCGCACCGCATCACATCGCGACCCGGTTGTTGTTGGGCGAACTGGACGCGCTCGATAGCAAACCAGAGCACGCCGTTGCGTGGTGGCGCGCGATTGACATGAACGCGGAACCGCTGCAAACCCGTTTGTGGTGGTACGAATTTATCGGCGACCAAGCCCGGTTGCAAAAAATGATTCTCGCTACACAAAGGATAAAATACTAA
- a CDS encoding radical SAM protein — MSEDKVTVNLGTRTRQMIPVPRFPDASAAVREKIAPVARSAEAVDVLLVNPPAPDGGIWIRSQHRVGRKSRENMYWPQVELAQMAALLAHDYKVAIIDAIGERLTWAQFEARLRTLLPKYYLTEMTAPTLQNDMYGVFLAKALGAKTMAFGTHVTPMPYETMDPFPALDFILRGEPEMTLREIVDTFESKPATDPSITKLLTDTGSQVPTKSATETNGDLSHIKGLVWRKDGKVIVNPDRPFIPNLDDLPTPMHNLLPLQKYRGPMMKGAYSFVVPSRGCSAGCIYCIKHVSYQWSLRLRSPENIMKELRLLKSLGINYFQFYADLFTLSREQVIGICKAMIAENLDMHWMSNSRVDYVDEEMLQWMAKAGCWMISWGIESGSYEILKRAHKGADPAKAERALTWARQAGIRNWGYFIIGLPGETEETIQQTMAFSKKLPLDIALFHIAAPYPGTPFFFEVVKNGWFRPGTRWEEVDMDRSTVLDYPNLRAERLEYWQKRAFREWAFRPGPILWFLRSMNTWDGIKSGLSIITQHFGWLGESSLANETGR; from the coding sequence TTCTGCTCGTGAATCCACCCGCGCCGGACGGCGGCATCTGGATTCGTAGCCAGCATCGCGTCGGACGCAAGTCGCGCGAGAATATGTACTGGCCCCAGGTCGAACTCGCGCAGATGGCGGCGTTGCTCGCGCACGATTACAAGGTCGCGATCATTGACGCGATTGGCGAGCGACTGACCTGGGCGCAATTCGAAGCGCGTCTCCGCACGTTGCTGCCGAAGTACTATCTCACCGAGATGACCGCGCCGACTTTGCAGAACGATATGTACGGCGTGTTTCTTGCGAAAGCACTTGGCGCGAAGACGATGGCGTTCGGCACGCACGTGACGCCCATGCCGTACGAAACGATGGATCCGTTCCCCGCGCTCGATTTCATTCTGCGCGGCGAACCCGAAATGACTCTGCGCGAAATCGTGGACACGTTTGAGTCCAAGCCCGCGACCGATCCCAGCATCACCAAACTGCTGACCGATACAGGGTCGCAAGTGCCGACGAAATCGGCGACCGAAACGAACGGCGACTTGTCGCACATCAAAGGTCTCGTGTGGCGCAAGGATGGCAAGGTCATCGTCAATCCGGATCGTCCGTTCATTCCGAATCTCGACGACTTGCCGACGCCGATGCACAATCTGTTGCCGCTCCAAAAATATCGCGGACCGATGATGAAGGGCGCGTACTCGTTCGTCGTACCGAGTCGCGGGTGTAGCGCGGGTTGTATCTATTGCATCAAGCACGTGAGTTATCAATGGTCGCTGCGCCTGCGCTCGCCCGAAAACATCATGAAGGAATTGCGATTGCTGAAATCGCTCGGCATCAATTATTTCCAGTTCTACGCCGATTTGTTCACCTTGTCGCGCGAACAGGTGATTGGCATTTGCAAAGCGATGATCGCCGAAAATCTGGACATGCACTGGATGAGCAACAGCCGGGTGGATTACGTGGACGAAGAGATGCTCCAGTGGATGGCAAAAGCCGGATGCTGGATGATCTCGTGGGGCATCGAGTCCGGCAGTTACGAAATTTTGAAACGCGCGCACAAGGGCGCCGACCCGGCGAAAGCGGAACGCGCATTGACCTGGGCGCGCCAAGCCGGCATTCGCAACTGGGGCTATTTTATCATCGGCTTGCCCGGCGAAACCGAAGAGACGATTCAGCAAACGATGGCATTCTCGAAAAAATTGCCGCTCGATATCGCATTGTTCCACATCGCCGCGCCGTACCCGGGGACGCCGTTCTTTTTCGAAGTCGTCAAGAACGGTTGGTTCCGTCCTGGGACGCGTTGGGAAGAAGTGGACATGGATCGCTCGACCGTGCTCGACTATCCGAACTTGCGCGCGGAACGATTGGAGTACTGGCAAAAGCGTGCGTTCCGCGAATGGGCGTTTCGCCCCGGACCGATTCTGTGGTTCTTGCGAAGCATGAATACCTGGGACGGCATCAAGTCCGGGTTGAGCATCATCACCCAGCATTTCGGTTGGCTGGGCGAATCGTCGTTGGCGAACGAAACGGGACGATAG